A part of Limihaloglobus sulfuriphilus genomic DNA contains:
- a CDS encoding LpxI family protein — translation MAQTSNNNVLGLIAGQGRLPFIIAEGAKKAGKRVVCAALDGNASPELADVCDEFSYVPLAKMGRWIRFLKSGGAQETIMVGRVAKKRLQNASIPRLIAAYMPDWRTLRTYFWRLRGKTMQNDTLLSAIADELSSGGIILTDSTKYSKDQLADKGVMTKTQPSRTVGQDIEFGWEIVKKIGELDIGQSVAVKDKDVIAVEAIEGTARMISRAGRLCKKGKWTLLKAPRSSHDMRFDVPCVGPDTIRSLHEHAAAALVVEADNTFIIDKQETLALADKLKIAVIGH, via the coding sequence ATGGCTCAAACGAGTAACAATAATGTTCTCGGGCTGATTGCCGGCCAGGGGCGTCTGCCCTTTATCATAGCCGAGGGGGCGAAAAAAGCGGGCAAACGGGTTGTATGCGCCGCACTCGACGGAAATGCTTCTCCAGAGTTGGCAGATGTTTGCGACGAATTTTCCTATGTCCCCCTGGCAAAGATGGGCAGATGGATAAGATTTCTGAAAAGCGGAGGAGCCCAGGAAACAATCATGGTCGGCAGGGTTGCCAAAAAACGCCTGCAAAACGCATCAATCCCCCGGCTCATAGCCGCGTATATGCCGGACTGGCGGACACTGCGCACGTATTTCTGGCGGCTTCGCGGCAAAACAATGCAAAATGACACTCTATTGTCGGCAATAGCCGATGAGCTTTCAAGCGGAGGTATAATTTTGACCGATTCTACTAAATACTCAAAAGACCAGCTCGCCGACAAAGGCGTTATGACGAAAACACAGCCCAGCCGCACAGTTGGCCAGGATATCGAGTTCGGCTGGGAGATCGTAAAAAAAATCGGCGAGCTCGACATAGGCCAGTCTGTCGCCGTCAAGGACAAAGACGTAATCGCGGTCGAAGCCATCGAGGGAACCGCCCGAATGATATCCCGTGCCGGCAGGCTGTGCAAAAAAGGCAAATGGACACTGCTCAAAGCTCCCCGCAGCAGCCATGACATGCGTTTTGATGTCCCATGCGTAGGCCCTGACACAATCAGAAGCCTGCACGAACACGCCGCGGCGGCACTGGTCGTCGAGGCTGACAACACATTTATTATCGACAAACAGGAAACTCTTGCGCTGGCGGATAAACTGAAAATAGCCGTGATAGGCCACTGA